In Plasmodium vivax chromosome 14, whole genome shotgun sequence, the genomic window TGCTGTAGCAGGGAaccattttacattttaaagaaaaaagttttaacTACTCTCTTCCGCAAGaaaaattgtgaaatttattctattaaaataaaaacacttCAGTagaaatgcacaaaaaaatgaatataaaaggTGGCAGGCCCTTTGCACCATCAAGATATATAACGGTGGTTATTCCCGCATTACtatgtctttttttacaGGTAAAAGATTAAACGCCATTTTTATTGATAGCTATAGGCGATTTTTCTATGATTCCTTCtaatcattttttgccccatttttgtaaGTTTTATTcaatattaacatattattgttaataaattgttttattttttttgacttttatttgaattttttttttatagaataACTACGCATATTATGGTGATACAACCTCAGAATCACAATATGGCAGTAAGGGATGCTCAAGAATGTTATCTGAAactaattttagaaaatctaaaaaaggaaatggaccacataaaattgcaaaccATAATAGAAGAAACGATTTTGCAAATACATCAAAGAATAATCATGGCGAATTCAATGCTAGAGAATTAATTGATTTTTTAGAGGATTCACGTAGTTCTAAGGGTGACATGGTTAAGCAccataagaaaaataaaagaacttCTGCCGAAATGAATGgtaaacgcaaaaaaaaacgtgaacAATATTTTGAGGAACAAGAAGTGTATGATGAATATAACGGACAAAATGGGCAATATAATGAGGAGAGTTACGATGATGGATATAGAAATGGAAGTTATTATGGTGAGGCATATGCTGGAAATAGCGGGAACGGTCAAACATACGCAGATGAAAGACAGAACAACCATAATTACACAAATGAAGAATATTACAATGGTGAGCCTGATATGTATAATGGcaacgaagaggaaaatattCCTGATAATGATCATGGCAACTTGAATTCATTTGATAATGTAAGGAGGGGACACTCAAAGGATGGTAGATCGCCAAAACGTGATAATACAAATAACGTAATATCTCGAGTTAATGGTATGGGTAACACACAGACGAGTGAAATGGTAAATTCTTATGaaacatataaaaacaataataagAGTTCCCAAAACAGTGATTGTGGTATATTACAGGAAGATGTAGATGCCATTCTAAACAATTTAAATGATTTGGTGCATGATACCGATATGCTTAATATATTCGTTCTTGTCAATGTGATAGAGAGAAATAAGTTCTTTGAATCATTGCAAAGTTTAATGTTGTACTGGAATGATTATGCTAATGCTTCCAAG contains:
- a CDS encoding Phist protein (Pf-fam-b) (encoded by transcript PVX_101535A) → MNIKGGRPFAPSRYITVVIPALLCLFLQNNYAYYGDTTSESQYGSKGCSRMLSETNFRKSKKGNGPHKIANHNRRNDFANTSKNNHGEFNARELIDFLEDSRSSKGDMVKHHKKNKRTSAEMNGKRKKKREQYFEEQEVYDEYNGQNGQYNEESYDDGYRNGSYYGEAYAGNSGNGQTYADERQNNHNYTNEEYYNGEPDMYNGNEEENIPDNDHGNLNSFDNVRRGHSKDGRSPKRDNTNNVISRVNGMGNTQTSEMVNSYETYKNNNKSSQNSDCGILQEDVDAILNNLNDLVHDTDMLNIFVLVNVIERNKFFESLQSLMLYWNDYANASKIPDEYKTKQWLKVYSDMTDELMQRERKFYNKLHHILVNTYGPKKTYVIFIKDVRCTWIKMRQEIERYWKDYLENKARRYVKKNLNRE